Proteins from one Gimesia maris genomic window:
- a CDS encoding PP2C family protein-serine/threonine phosphatase — MVGIRYGSVSITGNFRENNEDNLCVDDLNKYFLVADGMGGQCAGEKASQLAIEIIPQKLNELIDFNSDPAEKVTQAIDQAVAHANLEIMALGELDPNCRSMGTTIVFAIQVGEKFFIGGVGDSRVYLLRNDVLHQLTTDHSLTQALVDAGTITPEEALTHRYKNVLYRYLGTKDGSAGTQARHLDPTPQDRMILCSDGVTDGISDEKLQELLGQFDEPQQAAEEIVKAAQEGGSKDNITCIVIFIDE; from the coding sequence ATGGTTGGAATTCGTTACGGCTCAGTCAGCATTACCGGAAATTTCCGTGAAAATAATGAGGACAATCTCTGTGTTGATGACCTCAACAAATACTTTCTTGTCGCCGATGGGATGGGCGGACAGTGCGCCGGAGAAAAAGCCAGCCAGTTAGCAATCGAAATCATTCCGCAGAAGCTGAATGAGCTGATCGACTTTAATAGTGACCCGGCTGAAAAAGTGACTCAGGCCATCGATCAGGCTGTCGCCCATGCCAATCTCGAAATCATGGCTCTGGGCGAGTTGGACCCCAACTGCCGCAGCATGGGGACGACGATCGTATTTGCCATTCAGGTTGGTGAGAAATTCTTCATTGGCGGCGTGGGAGACAGTCGGGTTTACCTGTTGAGAAACGATGTCCTGCACCAGTTGACGACCGACCATTCGCTGACACAGGCACTCGTAGACGCGGGTACCATAACACCTGAAGAAGCTTTAACACACCGCTACAAAAATGTGCTCTATCGTTACCTGGGAACGAAAGACGGCAGTGCCGGCACTCAAGCACGTCACCTGGATCCGACACCTCAGGACCGAATGATACTCTGCTCGGATGGTGTCACCGATGGAATCTCCGATGAAAAACTGCAAGAACTGCTGGGACAGTTTGATGAACCGCAACAGGCAGCAGAAGAGATCGTAAAAGCGGCGCAGGAAGGTGGTTCCAAAGACAACATTACCTGCATCGTAATTTTTATCGATGAATAA
- a CDS encoding PIG-L family deacetylase: protein MNSESPDQLDVIAVGAHPDDVEIACGGTLAKLVQQGYRVGIIDLTDGEPTPLSPGPESRLQEAKQAAEILGIHVRETLELTNRRLFDSFENRVALANLFRKYRPKVVLGLAGKTPMASPDHWQAMQITDAAVFYSRLTKWNDQFDNTEPHTIQKQVWYPLGFGSLNYPEGSGQFVVDISDTFEQKIESIRAYQSQFPPEKKRVYRLVESQNRLLGTSAGFEAGELFICSTTLGVRDLVQTVCP, encoded by the coding sequence ATGAATTCAGAATCCCCGGACCAACTTGATGTCATCGCCGTCGGTGCTCATCCGGATGATGTTGAGATCGCCTGTGGTGGAACCCTGGCCAAACTGGTCCAGCAGGGATATCGCGTAGGCATTATTGACCTGACTGATGGCGAACCTACGCCACTCAGTCCGGGACCGGAATCCAGACTGCAGGAAGCAAAACAGGCTGCTGAAATACTGGGAATCCATGTGCGGGAAACCCTGGAACTGACCAACCGACGTCTGTTTGACAGTTTTGAAAACCGAGTTGCCCTTGCAAACCTGTTCCGGAAATATCGCCCCAAAGTTGTGCTGGGACTGGCAGGTAAAACCCCCATGGCTTCTCCCGATCACTGGCAAGCCATGCAGATAACGGATGCAGCTGTATTCTATTCCCGTTTGACTAAATGGAATGACCAGTTCGATAACACAGAACCACACACGATTCAGAAACAGGTCTGGTATCCTCTGGGATTTGGCTCTCTGAATTACCCTGAAGGCAGTGGGCAGTTTGTCGTTGATATTTCTGATACTTTTGAGCAGAAAATTGAATCGATTCGAGCCTATCAGTCCCAGTTTCCCCCCGAAAAAAAACGGGTTTACCGGCTGGTGGAGAGCCAGAATCGCCTGTTGGGAACCAGTGCCGGTTTTGAAGCAGGTGAACTGTTTATCTGCTCCACCACGCTGGGGGTTCGTGATTTAGTCCAGACAGTTTGCCCCTGA